Proteins encoded by one window of Streptomyces sp. ALI-76-A:
- a CDS encoding transferase, which yields MSAAGAAVSPAPGAHPRVGCTVDADGRIAFDLPPAPAEDRQVPEPQLLLRLRPKKGQPEKTLHVLDLERADDGHRRAVLGPRPVLAEGRWDVYLLQDGGSRRQRLRPGPRDLRALVDGHLRDRTTPLAVRIPYVTKDGCLAVRAWVRPAHAEAAGVTVTDRSTTVDVRLHGARLLAGAVVHLRLRGGGTVRTLEPRPGSDGRDFSFTVDHAELAAGTGAGNGIWDVFVRPAPQDALIRVARLLDDVADRKEVFVYPTVTAAGATLRLYYTVDNDLAVEVRKAAR from the coding sequence GTGAGCGCGGCGGGTGCGGCGGTGAGCCCGGCACCCGGTGCGCACCCGCGCGTCGGCTGCACGGTCGACGCGGACGGCCGGATCGCGTTCGACCTGCCGCCGGCTCCGGCGGAGGACCGGCAGGTGCCGGAACCGCAGCTGCTGCTGCGGCTGCGCCCGAAGAAGGGGCAGCCCGAGAAGACGCTCCACGTCCTGGACCTGGAGCGCGCCGACGACGGGCACCGGCGTGCCGTCCTGGGCCCGCGGCCCGTCCTCGCGGAGGGCCGGTGGGACGTGTACCTGCTCCAGGACGGAGGATCCCGGCGGCAGCGCCTGCGCCCCGGACCGCGCGACCTGCGGGCCCTCGTCGACGGCCACCTCCGCGATCGGACGACACCGCTCGCCGTCCGGATCCCCTACGTCACCAAGGACGGCTGTCTCGCGGTACGGGCCTGGGTGCGGCCCGCCCACGCGGAGGCCGCCGGTGTCACGGTCACCGACCGGTCGACCACGGTCGACGTCCGCCTGCACGGCGCCCGGCTCCTGGCGGGAGCCGTCGTGCACCTGCGCCTGCGGGGCGGCGGCACCGTACGCACCCTGGAACCACGGCCGGGGAGCGACGGGCGGGACTTCTCCTTCACCGTCGACCACGCGGAGCTGGCGGCCGGGACGGGCGCCGGGAACGGCATCTGGGACGTCTTCGTCCGGCCCGCGCCACAGGACGCGCTGATCCGGGTCGCCCGTCTGCTCGACGACGTGGCGGACCGCAAGGAGGTGTTCGTCTATCCGACGGTCACCGCGGCCGGGGCCACCCTGCGCCTGTACTACACGGTCGACAACGACCTCGCCGTGGAGGTGAGGAAGGCGGCCCGCTGA
- a CDS encoding glycosyltransferase family 4 protein, whose translation MKISFLLHNAYGIGGTITTTFNLAQALAERHEVEIVSVLRHREDPNFTLDPRVSLRPLVDLRQEKEHPSHLIPAKVFPRAEYRYGQYSELTDQRIGEHLATVDADVVIGTRPGLNVHLALQAPRHVARVGQEHLTLDNHPPRLRTALRRAYRRLDALTTVTEADAAAYRRKTLLPGVRVEALPNSVPDPVLPAADGSAKVVVAAGRLVPVKRYDLLIEAFADVAAAHPDWQLRVYGKGEEHDRLRRLIADLRLWDNVFLMGAAAPMEAEWVKGSIGAAASNFEPFGMTIVEAMRCGLPVVSTDCPYGPAEIIEDGVDGRLVPVGDRAALGAALLDLVRDDERRRRMGRAALENARRFAPGPVVAQAERLLADAVAARRAGGASARERAGVRRILVGQGFAARDAAYTAASGALRVVRKGQR comes from the coding sequence ATGAAGATCTCCTTCCTGCTCCACAACGCCTACGGCATCGGCGGCACGATCACCACCACCTTCAACCTGGCCCAGGCGCTGGCCGAGCGGCACGAGGTGGAGATCGTCTCCGTGCTGCGGCACCGCGAGGACCCCAACTTCACGCTGGACCCGAGGGTGTCGCTGCGACCGCTGGTGGACCTCAGGCAGGAGAAGGAACACCCGTCACACCTGATACCGGCGAAGGTGTTCCCCCGCGCCGAGTACCGGTACGGGCAGTACAGCGAACTGACCGACCAGCGGATCGGCGAGCACCTCGCCACCGTCGACGCCGACGTGGTGATCGGCACCCGGCCGGGACTGAACGTGCATCTCGCGCTCCAGGCCCCCCGGCATGTCGCCCGGGTCGGGCAGGAGCACCTCACCCTCGACAACCATCCGCCGCGGCTGCGCACCGCGCTGCGCCGGGCCTACCGCCGGCTCGACGCGCTCACCACGGTGACCGAGGCGGACGCCGCCGCCTACCGGCGCAAGACGCTGCTGCCCGGCGTCCGGGTGGAGGCGCTCCCGAACAGCGTGCCGGATCCCGTGCTGCCGGCCGCGGACGGCAGCGCGAAGGTGGTCGTCGCGGCCGGCCGGCTGGTCCCGGTCAAGCGCTACGACCTGCTGATCGAGGCCTTCGCCGATGTCGCCGCCGCACACCCCGACTGGCAGCTGCGCGTCTACGGCAAGGGGGAGGAGCACGACCGGCTGCGCAGGCTCATCGCGGACCTGCGGCTGTGGGACAACGTGTTCCTGATGGGCGCGGCGGCCCCCATGGAGGCGGAGTGGGTCAAGGGCTCCATCGGTGCCGCGGCCTCCAACTTCGAGCCGTTCGGTATGACGATCGTGGAGGCGATGCGCTGCGGCCTGCCGGTGGTCAGCACCGACTGTCCCTACGGCCCCGCCGAGATCATCGAGGACGGCGTCGACGGCCGGCTCGTACCGGTCGGGGACCGCGCCGCGCTGGGCGCCGCCCTGCTGGACCTGGTCCGTGACGACGAGCGGCGCCGCCGGATGGGACGCGCGGCCCTGGAGAACGCGCGGCGGTTCGCCCCCGGCCCCGTGGTCGCGCAGGCCGAGCGGCTGCTCGCCGACGCGGTGGCGGCGCGCCGGGCGGGCGGAGCGAGCGCGCGGGAGCGCGCGGGGGTGCGCCGGATCCTGGTCGGCCAGGGTTTCGCCGCCCGCGACGCCGCGTACACCGCGGCGAGCGGCGCACTGCGCGTCGTACGGAAGGGACAGCGATGA
- a CDS encoding IclR family transcriptional regulator encodes MPISTDAGLSQAVRSAPDRLLAVLAAFDHDHPALCLTDISRRAGLTLTTTHRLVGALTEWGALERDEDGVYHVGLRLWEVAALAPRGLALRQAALPYLEDLYEATHENVQLAVRDGSEVVYIEWISGRSAVGVHIRVGARWPLHVTGVGLVLLAYGGTELQEEYCAGPLASLTPYTLTDAGRLRRVLAEVRRAGVAVSDRQVTEDALSVAAPVRGPDGTLVAAVSVVVPQAGAQVPVLIPAVRLAARGISRALGWQPEESRAGGGSRGAGARGER; translated from the coding sequence ATGCCGATATCCACCGACGCGGGCCTGTCACAGGCGGTGCGCTCCGCGCCCGACCGGCTGCTGGCCGTCCTCGCCGCGTTCGACCACGACCACCCGGCGCTGTGCCTGACCGACATCAGCCGCCGCGCCGGGCTGACCCTGACCACCACGCACCGGCTCGTCGGCGCCCTCACCGAGTGGGGCGCCCTGGAGCGGGACGAGGACGGCGTCTACCACGTCGGACTGCGACTGTGGGAGGTGGCGGCCCTCGCCCCGCGCGGGCTGGCCCTGCGGCAGGCCGCGCTGCCCTACCTGGAGGACCTGTACGAAGCCACGCACGAGAACGTGCAGTTGGCGGTCCGCGACGGGTCGGAGGTCGTCTACATCGAGTGGATCTCGGGGCGTTCGGCGGTCGGTGTGCACATCCGGGTCGGGGCGCGCTGGCCGCTGCACGTCACCGGCGTGGGGCTGGTGCTGCTGGCGTACGGCGGCACGGAACTCCAGGAGGAGTACTGCGCGGGTCCGCTCGCCTCCCTCACCCCGTACACCCTCACCGACGCGGGACGGCTGCGCCGGGTGCTGGCCGAAGTGCGGCGCGCGGGCGTGGCGGTGAGCGACCGTCAGGTCACCGAGGACGCGCTGTCGGTGGCCGCGCCGGTGCGTGGACCGGACGGCACGCTGGTCGCGGCGGTGTCGGTCGTGGTGCCCCAGGCCGGCGCCCAGGTGCCGGTGCTGATCCCGGCGGTGCGGCTCGCGGCGCGCGGGATCTCCCGGGCCCTGGGGTGGCAGCCGGAGGAGAGCCGGGCCGGTGGCGGGTCCCGCGGGGCCGGGGCCCGGGGAGAGCGGTGA
- a CDS encoding MarR family transcriptional regulator: protein MGPAPVDAEEPWMRGLHADTGYLLYRLGLRSGQLFNGFLQESGLRLRHYALLRLLTTSEGALQRELSTSLGYDPSAIVGLVDDLEKLGFAERRPSPDDRRSRIVVLTADGRAFLRDTDEAGLRVTNELLRPLDPAERDVLHSLLLRVAETGLG, encoded by the coding sequence GTGGGCCCCGCCCCCGTCGACGCCGAGGAGCCGTGGATGCGCGGGCTGCACGCGGACACCGGCTATCTGCTGTACCGGCTCGGGCTGCGCTCGGGGCAGCTGTTCAACGGTTTCCTCCAGGAGTCCGGCCTGCGTCTGCGCCACTACGCGCTGCTGCGTCTCCTCACCACGTCCGAGGGCGCGCTCCAGCGCGAACTGAGCACGTCCCTCGGCTACGACCCCAGTGCGATCGTCGGCCTGGTCGACGACCTGGAGAAGCTGGGCTTCGCCGAGCGCCGCCCCTCCCCCGACGACCGGCGCAGCCGTATCGTCGTGCTGACCGCGGACGGCCGCGCCTTCCTCCGCGACACGGACGAGGCCGGGCTGCGGGTCACCAACGAACTCCTGCGGCCCCTGGATCCGGCCGAACGCGACGTGCTCCACTCGCTGCTGCTCAGGGTCGCCGAGACCGGGCTGGGGTGA
- a CDS encoding SDR family oxidoreductase, whose translation MPSIDLTGKAAVVTGSGRGLGLAYAHALAAHGASVVVNDIDEAVAEQAVKSITAAGGTAVAEVVPVGTSEAADRLVGRAVEEFGRLDILVTNAGILRDKVLWKMTDEDFDAVIATHLKGTFTCARAAAVRMRAQGDGGSLILVGSPAGQRGNFGQTNYAAAKAGIAAMARTWSMELGRANITVNAIVPVAATAMTETIPSFAPYVEAMKNGEPLPDFLRKREGFGSPEDCAALVAFLASDAARGVTGQAIGIGGDKVALWSHPQEVSVAYADGGWTPETLATAWPTSVGAELQTVGIPAPDFPEA comes from the coding sequence GTGCCCAGCATCGATCTCACCGGCAAGGCCGCCGTCGTCACCGGCAGTGGCCGGGGCCTCGGCCTCGCCTACGCGCACGCCCTGGCCGCCCACGGCGCCTCCGTGGTCGTCAACGACATCGACGAGGCCGTGGCCGAGCAGGCCGTGAAGTCCATCACCGCGGCGGGCGGCACCGCCGTCGCCGAGGTGGTCCCGGTCGGCACGTCCGAGGCCGCCGACCGGCTCGTCGGCCGGGCCGTCGAGGAGTTCGGGCGGCTCGACATCCTGGTCACCAACGCGGGCATCCTGCGCGACAAGGTGCTGTGGAAGATGACCGACGAGGACTTCGACGCGGTGATCGCCACCCACCTGAAGGGCACCTTCACCTGCGCCCGCGCCGCCGCCGTCCGGATGCGCGCGCAGGGCGACGGCGGCAGCCTGATCCTGGTCGGCTCGCCGGCCGGGCAGCGTGGCAACTTCGGGCAGACCAACTACGCCGCCGCCAAGGCCGGCATCGCGGCCATGGCCCGCACCTGGTCGATGGAACTGGGCCGCGCGAACATCACGGTCAACGCGATCGTGCCGGTCGCCGCCACCGCGATGACCGAGACCATCCCCTCCTTCGCCCCGTACGTCGAGGCCATGAAGAACGGCGAGCCGCTCCCGGACTTCCTCCGCAAGCGGGAGGGCTTCGGCAGCCCCGAGGACTGCGCGGCACTCGTCGCCTTCCTCGCCTCCGACGCCGCGCGCGGCGTCACCGGCCAGGCCATCGGCATCGGCGGCGACAAAGTGGCACTCTGGTCGCATCCGCAGGAGGTCAGCGTGGCCTACGCCGACGGCGGCTGGACCCCCGAGACCCTGGCCACCGCCTGGCCCACCTCGGTCGGTGCCGAACTCCAGACGGTCGGTATCCCGGCGCCCGACTTCCCGGAGGCGTGA
- a CDS encoding amidohydrolase family protein: MNVDDLVAIDVHTHAEVSSKGHSSLDDDLHDASSAYFKVEGKRKPTLEETAAYYRERRMAAVIFTVDAESATGTAPVPNEEVAEAAAANADVLIPFASIDPFRGRAGVRRARRLVEEYGVKGFKFHPSIQGFFPNDRAVAYGLYEVIEETGTIALFHTGQTGIGAGVPGGGGIRLKYSNPLHVDDVAADFPHLKIILAHPSFPWQDEALAVATHKPGVHIDLSGWSPKYFPPQLVQYANTLLKDKVLFGSDFPVLTPDRWLADFAKLSIKDEVRPKILKENAARLLGLTKS; the protein is encoded by the coding sequence ATGAACGTCGACGACCTGGTCGCCATCGACGTCCACACCCACGCGGAGGTGTCCTCCAAGGGCCACTCCTCCCTGGACGACGACCTGCACGACGCCTCCTCCGCCTACTTCAAGGTCGAGGGCAAGCGGAAGCCGACCCTGGAGGAGACGGCCGCGTACTACCGGGAGCGGAGGATGGCCGCCGTGATCTTCACGGTGGACGCGGAGTCCGCGACCGGCACCGCCCCCGTCCCCAACGAGGAGGTCGCCGAGGCGGCGGCCGCCAACGCGGACGTCCTCATCCCCTTCGCCTCCATCGACCCCTTCCGGGGCAGGGCGGGGGTCAGGCGGGCCCGCCGCCTGGTCGAGGAGTACGGGGTGAAGGGTTTCAAGTTCCACCCCAGCATCCAGGGCTTCTTCCCTAACGACCGCGCGGTGGCCTACGGCCTCTACGAGGTGATCGAGGAGACCGGCACCATCGCCCTCTTCCACACCGGCCAGACCGGCATCGGTGCCGGGGTGCCCGGCGGGGGCGGGATCCGGCTCAAGTACTCGAACCCGCTGCACGTGGACGACGTGGCCGCCGACTTCCCGCACCTGAAGATCATCCTGGCCCATCCGTCGTTCCCCTGGCAGGACGAGGCCCTGGCCGTCGCCACGCACAAGCCGGGCGTGCACATCGACCTGTCCGGCTGGTCGCCGAAGTACTTCCCGCCGCAGCTGGTGCAGTACGCCAACACGCTGCTCAAGGACAAGGTCCTCTTCGGTTCGGACTTCCCCGTCCTCACCCCGGACCGCTGGCTCGCGGACTTCGCCAAGCTGTCGATCAAGGACGAGGTCAGGCCGAAGATCCTCAAGGAGAACGCCGCCCGCCTGCTCGGGCTGACGAAGTCGTAA
- the menE gene encoding o-succinylbenzoate--CoA ligase gives MRNEGLGSWPARRARKTPHRTALIHGGTSRTYAELYDRTTRLAHALRARGVRRGDRIAYLGPNHPSYLETLFAAGTLGAVFVPLNTRLAGPEIAYQLADSGARALVYGPSFQGLVAGLPGTTDVRVYLEAGAEYEEALAEAAADPVDEPVAPDDTCIIMYTSGTTGRPKGAMLTHGNLTWNAINVLVDTDLIADERALVSAPLFHTAGLNMLTLPVLLKGGTCVLVEAFDPEATLDLVARHRITFMFGVPTMFDQVARHPRFKDADLSSLRILTCGGSPVPSPLIAAYQERGLTFLQGYGMTEAAPGTLFLDAEHAVTKAGSAGVPHFFSDVRVVRPDLAPAAPGETGEIVVRGPHVMPGYWGLPEETAAAFADGWFRSGDAARTDEDGYVFIVDRIKDMIISGGENVYPAEIEDLLLTHPDIVECAVIGVPDDKWGEVPRAVVVPRAGASPDPDEVLASLAGRLAKYKIPKSVVIADELPRTASGKLLKARVRKRFGAVS, from the coding sequence ATGCGCAACGAGGGACTGGGGTCGTGGCCCGCACGCCGAGCCCGCAAGACCCCGCACCGCACCGCCCTGATCCACGGCGGGACCAGCCGCACGTACGCCGAGCTGTACGACCGCACCACCCGGCTCGCGCACGCCCTGCGCGCCCGGGGCGTGCGGCGCGGCGACCGGATCGCCTATCTCGGCCCCAACCACCCCTCCTACCTGGAGACGCTGTTCGCGGCGGGCACCCTCGGCGCCGTCTTCGTCCCCCTGAACACCCGCCTGGCCGGCCCGGAGATCGCCTACCAGCTGGCCGACTCCGGAGCCAGGGCCCTCGTCTACGGCCCCTCCTTCCAGGGCCTGGTCGCCGGGCTGCCCGGCACCACGGACGTACGCGTCTACCTGGAGGCCGGGGCCGAGTACGAGGAGGCCCTCGCCGAGGCCGCCGCCGACCCCGTCGACGAGCCGGTCGCCCCTGACGACACCTGCATCATCATGTACACCTCGGGCACGACCGGCCGGCCCAAGGGAGCGATGCTCACCCACGGCAACCTCACCTGGAACGCGATCAACGTCCTCGTCGACACCGACCTGATCGCCGACGAACGCGCCCTGGTCTCCGCCCCGTTGTTCCACACCGCCGGCCTGAACATGCTCACCCTGCCGGTCCTCCTCAAGGGCGGCACCTGCGTCCTGGTCGAGGCCTTCGACCCGGAGGCCACCCTCGACCTGGTGGCACGGCACCGGATCACCTTCATGTTCGGGGTGCCGACGATGTTCGACCAGGTGGCCCGGCATCCGCGCTTCAAGGACGCCGACCTGTCGTCACTGCGGATCCTCACCTGCGGCGGCTCGCCGGTGCCGAGCCCGCTGATCGCCGCGTACCAGGAGCGCGGTCTGACCTTCCTCCAGGGCTACGGCATGACGGAGGCGGCCCCCGGGACGCTGTTCCTGGACGCCGAACACGCCGTGACCAAGGCGGGGTCGGCCGGAGTGCCGCACTTCTTCAGCGACGTACGGGTGGTGCGGCCCGACCTCGCTCCGGCCGCGCCCGGCGAGACCGGCGAGATCGTGGTGCGCGGGCCGCACGTGATGCCCGGCTACTGGGGCCTGCCCGAGGAGACGGCCGCCGCCTTCGCCGACGGCTGGTTCCGCAGCGGGGACGCGGCCCGGACCGACGAGGACGGCTACGTCTTCATCGTCGACCGCATCAAGGACATGATCATCTCCGGTGGGGAGAACGTCTACCCCGCCGAGATCGAGGACCTGCTCCTGACCCACCCGGACATCGTCGAGTGCGCGGTCATCGGCGTGCCCGACGACAAGTGGGGCGAGGTGCCGCGCGCGGTCGTCGTGCCGCGCGCGGGCGCTTCGCCGGACCCCGACGAGGTACTGGCCTCGCTCGCCGGACGTCTCGCCAAGTACAAGATCCCCAAGTCGGTCGTCATCGCGGACGAACTCCCGCGCACCGCCTCCGGGAAGCTCCTCAAGGCCCGGGTGCGCAAGCGCTTCGGCGCCGTCTCCTGA
- a CDS encoding MaoC family dehydratase, with the protein MGITVNGLDELKKLAGSDLGTSQWTEVTQERIDTFADATGDHQWIHVDPERAKEGPFGAPIAHGYLTLSLFIPLFTELLDVQGVTTKVNYGLNKVRFPSPVKVGSRIRLVGRLAEVEEVPGGVQITVDGTIETEGGTKPAAVLQSLSRFYA; encoded by the coding sequence ATGGGCATCACCGTCAACGGCCTCGACGAACTGAAGAAGCTCGCCGGGAGCGACCTGGGCACCAGCCAGTGGACCGAGGTCACCCAGGAACGGATCGACACCTTCGCCGACGCCACCGGCGACCACCAGTGGATCCACGTGGACCCCGAACGCGCGAAGGAGGGACCGTTCGGCGCCCCGATCGCGCACGGCTACCTCACCCTGTCGCTCTTCATCCCGCTCTTCACCGAGCTGCTGGACGTCCAGGGCGTGACGACCAAGGTCAACTACGGTCTGAACAAGGTGCGTTTCCCCTCGCCGGTGAAGGTCGGCTCCCGCATCCGGCTGGTGGGCAGGCTCGCGGAGGTGGAGGAGGTGCCGGGCGGTGTGCAGATCACCGTCGACGGGACCATCGAGACCGAGGGCGGGACCAAGCCGGCGGCGGTGCTCCAGAGCCTGTCGCGGTTCTACGCCTGA
- a CDS encoding PHP domain-containing protein has translation MTEQQLPVWADPSVSPADLDAQGVSRRGLLRRAGLFGAAFALGSAGVPAAAASGRGPGGGDPHLAYLVGDHHVHSVYSHDAKYTFSQLAAAGARYGLDWMVFTEHSNVGHARYGASLEHAEILRARAENPRQLIFQGLEWYIPAAEHGTVFTSPGPHEVDLLTRFETAYDGKLLGYTEGAAGAADTARNEAHAVEALRWLARQRRTGYVDDVLVLANHPLRLGIDSPHEMRAWRDAAPEIMIGMEGAPGAQGAAIPGRRGPTSVRGEYENRPSAQSWAGYPADAYLTYGGFDWATATVGGLWDAMLAEGRLFSVTTNSDAHRVVFDTWKNGDWPAGQNFDTAGRLPDPVNTDTPQPGSDFWPGQFSRTHVGVTRYGYRAVMAGLRAGRVWVDHGHLLDGLEVRLTRERDHGRGVTLGGRLRVREGDRLTLTVTVTTASRPNARGILPQLAHVDVIRGAVRGPVTDRDTWRAPDTRVVRSQDVSGREGTYTLRIPLTAGDESFYVRLRGSDGNRHGAGYLGASVDPHGPVPHAPGDGDPWTDTWFYSNPVFVDVTGG, from the coding sequence ATGACCGAGCAGCAGCTGCCCGTCTGGGCCGACCCGTCCGTCTCCCCCGCCGACCTCGACGCGCAAGGGGTGTCCCGACGCGGACTCCTGCGCCGCGCCGGCCTGTTCGGCGCCGCCTTCGCCCTCGGTTCGGCGGGCGTTCCCGCGGCGGCGGCGTCCGGCCGGGGCCCGGGCGGCGGCGATCCGCACCTCGCCTATCTCGTCGGCGACCACCACGTCCACAGCGTCTACAGCCACGACGCCAAGTACACGTTCTCCCAACTGGCCGCCGCGGGCGCCAGGTACGGCCTGGACTGGATGGTGTTCACCGAGCACTCCAACGTCGGGCACGCCCGGTACGGGGCGTCGCTGGAGCACGCGGAGATCCTGCGGGCCCGGGCCGAGAACCCGCGCCAGCTGATCTTCCAGGGCCTGGAGTGGTACATCCCGGCCGCCGAACACGGCACGGTCTTCACCTCGCCGGGCCCGCACGAGGTCGACCTGCTCACCCGGTTCGAGACCGCCTACGACGGCAAGCTCCTCGGGTACACGGAGGGTGCCGCCGGTGCCGCGGACACCGCCCGCAACGAGGCGCACGCCGTCGAGGCCCTGCGGTGGCTGGCCCGGCAGCGGCGCACCGGTTACGTCGACGACGTGCTGGTCCTCGCCAACCACCCGCTGCGCCTGGGCATCGACTCCCCGCACGAGATGCGCGCCTGGCGGGACGCGGCCCCCGAGATCATGATCGGCATGGAGGGCGCGCCGGGCGCCCAGGGCGCGGCGATCCCCGGCCGGCGCGGGCCCACGTCGGTCCGCGGCGAGTACGAGAACAGGCCGTCGGCGCAGTCGTGGGCCGGGTATCCGGCGGACGCCTATCTGACGTACGGCGGTTTCGACTGGGCGACGGCGACCGTCGGCGGGCTGTGGGACGCCATGCTCGCCGAGGGCAGGCTGTTCTCCGTCACCACGAACTCCGACGCGCACCGCGTCGTCTTCGACACCTGGAAGAACGGCGACTGGCCGGCCGGCCAGAACTTCGACACCGCCGGCCGGCTGCCCGACCCGGTGAACACGGACACCCCGCAGCCCGGCAGCGACTTCTGGCCCGGCCAGTTCAGCCGCACCCACGTCGGGGTCACCCGCTACGGCTACCGCGCGGTGATGGCGGGCCTGCGCGCGGGCCGCGTCTGGGTCGACCACGGACACCTGCTGGACGGGCTGGAGGTGCGGCTCACGCGCGAGCGCGACCACGGCCGGGGCGTCACCCTGGGCGGCCGGCTGCGCGTGCGCGAGGGCGACCGGCTCACCCTGACCGTCACCGTGACGACGGCCTCACGGCCCAACGCCCGGGGAATCCTCCCGCAGCTGGCGCACGTGGACGTGATCCGGGGCGCGGTGCGCGGACCGGTGACCGACCGGGACACCTGGCGGGCGCCCGACACCCGGGTGGTGCGCTCGCAGGACGTGTCCGGCCGCGAGGGGACGTACACCCTGCGCATCCCGCTGACCGCGGGGGACGAGTCCTTCTACGTCCGGCTGCGCGGCAGCGACGGCAACCGCCACGGCGCGGGGTACCTGGGCGCCTCCGTCGACCCGCACGGCCCGGTTCCGCACGCGCCCGGGGACGGCGACCCGTGGACCGACACGTGGTTCTACTCCAACCCGGTCTTCGTCGACGTGACAGGGGGCTGA
- a CDS encoding LamG-like jellyroll fold domain-containing protein: MCVSHEHDQGEAAQAGAGRRGFLRATALLGAATTAGLALPAAAEAAPAAAGRRPDADSRRFTLAVMPDTQYLFDGPSIDKAPIEASLRYLLEHGEEDNIVFLSHLGDLTENGARDEIAAVSEAFRLLDRRGVGYSVLAGNHDVRSSTNDQRGPTPYLDAFGPRRFEGRPTFGGASPDGYNTFHLFRAAGREWMVLALDWRLSARGYAWAEEVIARHPRTPVILTTHELVVEDDTLSAYGQQLWDRLIADHDQIFLTLNGHYWPAGRATRRNAAGHDVHLHLTNYQNRYFGGAAMIRLYHFDLDRDVIDVETVSPWILGRAAKGLNELERQEIELSGDADRFSVGIDFADRFSGFAPVAPRPARPASRMLVPGTVAYWRFDGHDDGTAVTGTVRDLSGRGNDLTVVSVGGSTLTWSCDHHPDQPGHGSLEFHGFKSPLKGAYLRTVDGAPLNAATFRAGYTIEAFYRVPADWDPSHNAWGGLVGRTGTGGAAGKTEGDPDEPLATLSLSDGPGPQWAVRPLNQQGIATNWGDETAREVWWHVAVVNDGSHTTMYVQGCPVARNPTARSVGLTSVGLPWLLGGYEYGGQIDQILYGRLGDVRIVGRALPVTSFMNH, from the coding sequence GTGTGCGTTTCGCATGAGCACGACCAGGGCGAGGCCGCGCAGGCCGGCGCCGGAAGACGCGGTTTCCTGCGGGCGACCGCGCTGCTGGGCGCCGCCACCACCGCCGGTCTGGCGCTGCCGGCCGCCGCCGAGGCGGCCCCCGCCGCGGCCGGCCGGCGGCCCGACGCCGACAGCCGCCGCTTCACCCTCGCCGTCATGCCCGACACGCAGTACCTGTTCGACGGGCCCAGCATCGACAAGGCGCCGATCGAGGCGTCCCTGCGCTATCTGCTGGAGCACGGCGAGGAGGACAACATCGTCTTCCTGTCCCACCTGGGCGACCTCACCGAGAACGGCGCCCGGGACGAGATCGCCGCCGTCAGCGAGGCGTTCCGGCTGCTGGACCGGCGCGGTGTCGGCTACAGCGTCCTGGCCGGCAACCACGACGTGAGGTCCTCGACGAACGACCAGCGGGGGCCGACGCCGTACCTGGACGCCTTCGGGCCGCGGCGGTTCGAAGGCAGGCCGACGTTCGGCGGCGCCTCACCGGACGGCTACAACACCTTCCACCTCTTCAGGGCGGCCGGCCGGGAGTGGATGGTGCTCGCGCTGGACTGGCGGCTGTCGGCGCGGGGGTACGCGTGGGCCGAGGAGGTCATCGCCCGGCACCCGAGGACACCGGTGATCCTGACCACGCACGAGCTGGTCGTCGAGGACGACACCCTCTCCGCGTACGGGCAGCAGCTGTGGGACCGGCTGATCGCGGACCACGACCAGATCTTCCTCACCCTCAACGGCCACTACTGGCCCGCCGGCCGCGCGACCCGGCGGAACGCGGCGGGACATGACGTCCATCTGCACCTGACCAACTATCAGAACCGCTACTTCGGCGGCGCGGCGATGATCCGCCTCTACCACTTCGACCTGGACCGGGACGTCATCGACGTGGAGACGGTCTCCCCGTGGATCCTCGGCCGGGCGGCGAAGGGACTCAACGAGCTGGAGCGGCAGGAGATCGAACTCAGCGGCGACGCCGACCGGTTCTCCGTCGGCATCGACTTCGCGGACCGCTTCTCCGGCTTCGCCCCGGTGGCCCCGCGCCCGGCACGCCCCGCGTCGAGGATGCTGGTGCCCGGCACGGTGGCGTACTGGCGCTTCGACGGGCACGACGACGGAACGGCCGTCACCGGCACCGTCCGCGACCTGTCCGGACGCGGCAACGACCTCACCGTTGTGTCGGTGGGCGGCTCCACGCTGACCTGGTCCTGTGACCACCACCCCGACCAGCCCGGGCACGGCAGCCTGGAGTTCCACGGCTTCAAGTCCCCGCTCAAGGGCGCCTACCTGCGCACGGTCGACGGCGCGCCTCTCAACGCGGCGACCTTCAGGGCCGGTTACACCATCGAGGCCTTCTACCGAGTCCCCGCCGACTGGGACCCCTCGCACAACGCCTGGGGCGGACTCGTCGGCCGCACCGGCACCGGCGGGGCCGCGGGCAAGACCGAGGGCGACCCGGACGAGCCGCTGGCCACGCTGTCCCTGTCCGACGGTCCCGGTCCGCAGTGGGCGGTGCGGCCGCTCAACCAGCAGGGCATCGCCACCAACTGGGGCGACGAGACGGCCCGGGAGGTGTGGTGGCACGTCGCCGTCGTCAACGACGGCTCGCACACGACGATGTACGTCCAGGGCTGTCCCGTCGCCCGCAATCCCACGGCGCGCTCGGTGGGGCTCACCTCGGTCGGGCTGCCGTGGCTGCTGGGCGGTTACGAGTACGGCGGGCAGATCGACCAGATCCTCTACGGCCGGCTCGGTGACGTCCGGATCGTCGGGCGCGCCCTGCCCGTCACCTCGTTCATGAACCACTGA